A single window of Deltaproteobacteria bacterium DNA harbors:
- the fusA gene encoding elongation factor G, producing the protein MAAIDQLRNIGIAAHIDAGKTTLTERILFLTGVTRRLGEVHDGEATMDFMKQEQERGITITSAAISCRWEDWAVNIIDTPGHVDFTIEVERSLRVIDGMVAVFSSVDGVEPQSETVWNQAERYRVPRLAFINKMDREGADFAGCLRDMNDRLDAHTVAMQVPIGAGSTFYGVIDLISLEAELAHNPDDPDVQHRAAAAAALLVDEAEKRRHDLIERLAELDAEVMDLYVHGKEPSPEQLWRAAREATLASRITPVLCGAAYKNLGIRFLLDAVGRLLPSPVDVGAVSGTDPDNAEVTVQRRPLPDEPLSALAFKIMHDPYVGQQTFTRIYSGTLTSGQPLFNATQGKRERAGRILRIRAKDREELEKAGPGEIVALIGVKGATTGDTLCDPDHPLLLEKIHVPVPVISMAVKAPNTKGEEALGKALHRIALEDPSFIVRTDEETAETIIAGMGELHLEIIVDRLRTDFGVEVVTSAPKVAYRETMTQPASINHRLVKQTGGKGQFAHVVLRVEPNPQKGFEFVSEVVGGRVPREFVPAIEEGCELAVADGVLAGFPVVDVKVVLEDGSFHAVDSSEMAFKICASQAFKAAFMQGGPQLLEPMMKLEIVSPEEYVGDIHGDVNRRRGRVTGMDPARPGLQKIHGEVPLAEMFGYTTTLRSLSSGRASSSMEFLAYSPLPAALAQKVIAANPKRRGGRAGDDG; encoded by the coding sequence ATGGCTGCCATCGATCAGCTTCGAAATATCGGCATCGCCGCACACATCGACGCCGGCAAGACGACCCTCACCGAACGCATCCTGTTCCTCACCGGCGTGACGCGCCGGCTGGGCGAGGTCCACGACGGCGAAGCCACGATGGACTTCATGAAGCAGGAACAGGAGCGGGGGATCACCATCACCTCGGCGGCCATCTCGTGCCGCTGGGAGGACTGGGCGGTGAACATCATCGACACCCCCGGCCACGTCGACTTCACGATCGAGGTGGAGCGGTCGCTGCGCGTGATCGACGGCATGGTGGCCGTCTTCAGCAGCGTGGACGGCGTCGAGCCCCAGTCCGAGACGGTCTGGAACCAGGCCGAGCGCTACCGCGTGCCGCGCCTGGCCTTCATCAACAAGATGGACCGCGAGGGCGCCGACTTCGCCGGCTGTCTGCGCGACATGAACGACCGGCTGGACGCCCACACCGTGGCGATGCAGGTGCCGATCGGGGCCGGCAGCACCTTCTACGGCGTCATCGACCTCATCTCGCTCGAGGCCGAGCTGGCCCACAACCCCGACGATCCCGACGTGCAGCATCGCGCGGCGGCTGCGGCGGCGCTCCTGGTCGACGAGGCAGAGAAGCGGCGCCACGACCTGATCGAACGACTGGCGGAGCTCGACGCGGAGGTGATGGACCTCTACGTGCACGGCAAGGAGCCCTCTCCCGAGCAGCTCTGGCGCGCGGCCCGCGAGGCGACGCTGGCCTCCCGCATCACCCCGGTCCTCTGCGGCGCGGCGTACAAGAACCTCGGCATCCGCTTCCTGCTGGACGCGGTGGGGCGGCTCCTCCCCTCGCCCGTGGACGTGGGCGCCGTCAGCGGCACCGACCCGGACAACGCGGAGGTCACGGTGCAGCGCAGGCCTCTGCCCGACGAGCCCCTCTCGGCGCTGGCCTTCAAGATCATGCACGACCCGTACGTGGGGCAGCAGACCTTCACGCGCATCTACTCGGGGACGCTGACGTCGGGGCAGCCGCTCTTCAACGCGACCCAGGGCAAGCGCGAGCGCGCGGGGCGCATCCTGCGCATTCGGGCCAAGGACCGCGAGGAGCTCGAGAAGGCGGGGCCCGGCGAGATCGTGGCGCTCATCGGCGTCAAGGGCGCGACGACGGGCGACACGCTCTGCGACCCGGACCACCCGCTCCTGCTGGAGAAGATCCACGTGCCGGTGCCGGTGATCAGCATGGCGGTCAAGGCGCCGAACACCAAGGGCGAGGAAGCGCTCGGCAAGGCGCTGCACCGCATCGCGCTCGAGGACCCCTCGTTCATCGTGCGCACCGACGAGGAGACGGCCGAGACGATCATCGCCGGGATGGGGGAGCTGCACCTCGAGATCATCGTGGACCGGCTGCGCACCGACTTCGGTGTGGAGGTCGTGACCTCGGCCCCCAAGGTGGCCTACCGCGAGACCATGACCCAGCCCGCGTCGATCAACCACCGGCTGGTCAAGCAGACCGGCGGCAAGGGGCAGTTCGCGCACGTGGTGCTGCGCGTCGAGCCGAACCCGCAGAAGGGCTTCGAGTTCGTCTCGGAGGTGGTCGGTGGGCGCGTTCCGCGCGAGTTCGTGCCGGCGATCGAGGAGGGTTGCGAGCTGGCCGTGGCCGACGGCGTGCTCGCCGGCTTTCCGGTGGTGGACGTGAAGGTCGTGCTCGAGGACGGCTCTTTTCACGCGGTGGACTCGTCGGAGATGGCGTTCAAGATCTGCGCCTCGCAGGCCTTCAAGGCGGCCTTCATGCAGGGCGGGCCGCAGCTCCTCGAACCGATGATGAAGCTCGAGATCGTCAGCCCCGAGGAGTACGTGGGCGACATTCACGGCGACGTCAACCGGCGCCGCGGCCGCGTCACGGGGATGGACCCCGCGCGTCCCGGCCTGCAGAAGATCCACGGCGAGGTGCCGCTCGCCGAGATGTTCGGCTACACCACCACGCTGCGCTCGCTCAGCTCGGGGCGCGCGAGCTCGAGCATGGAGTTTCTGGCCTACTCCCCGCTCCCCGCGGCCCTGGCACAGAAGGTCATCGCGGCGAATCCGAAGCGACGCGGCGGCCGTGCCGGCGACGACGGGTAG